The following coding sequences are from one Archaeoglobaceae archaeon window:
- a CDS encoding sulfide-dependent adenosine diphosphate thiazole synthase produces the protein MEAEITKAIIEEATKDWLNYAKSDVVIVGAGPAGLTAGAYLAEKGLKTIIFERRLSFGGGIGGGGMLFHKIALEKDTKDILEYFNIRTVEKSGLLICDSSEFMAKLASKCIDCGAKIIPGVSVDDVIFRENPLRITGVCLQWSAVELAGLHVDPIFVESKAVVDSTGHDAEVIAVASRKVPLKIAVPGERSAFCEVSESLVVEKTGKVVEGLYVAGMAVASVYNLPRMGPIFGGMLKSGKKVAEVIARDLK, from the coding sequence ATTGAAGAGGCCACAAAGGACTGGTTGAACTATGCAAAAAGTGATGTAGTCATAGTTGGCGCAGGGCCAGCAGGACTTACAGCTGGAGCTTATCTTGCAGAAAAAGGCTTAAAGACTATAATTTTCGAACGAAGACTTAGCTTTGGCGGTGGCATTGGGGGAGGTGGAATGCTTTTCCACAAGATTGCGCTTGAAAAAGATACAAAGGATATCCTTGAGTATTTTAACATACGGACTGTTGAAAAATCCGGGCTATTAATCTGCGACTCTTCAGAATTCATGGCAAAACTTGCCTCGAAATGTATTGACTGTGGAGCAAAGATCATTCCTGGAGTGTCGGTTGACGATGTCATATTCAGAGAGAATCCACTTAGAATTACTGGAGTCTGCCTACAATGGAGTGCGGTCGAATTAGCTGGATTGCACGTGGATCCGATCTTTGTGGAGTCAAAAGCTGTTGTAGATTCCACCGGGCATGATGCAGAAGTTATTGCGGTCGCATCAAGAAAGGTTCCGTTAAAAATTGCTGTTCCTGGCGAAAGATCTGCGTTTTGTGAAGTTAGTGAATCTCTAGTAGTTGAAAAAACTGGCAAAGTTGTTGAGGGGCTTTATGTTGCTGGAATGGCAGTAGCGAGTGTTTATAATTTGCCCAGAATGGGGCCCATATTTGGCGGAATGCTGAAGAGTGGAAAAAAAGTTGCAGAAGTCATTGCAAGAGACCTTAAATGA
- the scpB gene encoding SMC-Scp complex subunit ScpB: MLEKAVEAILFSSPEALEISEICKILKEKPEVVEKAIESIAKKYAEMGSAIEIVKVGERYLMRVRPEFMEIVERFTERELDRGTLRTLAVIALKQPITLAKLAKIRGNKCYDHVKKLSELKLINVEKKGRSTILTTTEAFASYFGFETKDPEEIKEKLREFYRGQKD, from the coding sequence ATGCTGGAAAAAGCTGTTGAAGCAATTCTTTTTTCTTCTCCTGAGGCTTTGGAGATTTCTGAAATTTGCAAAATTTTGAAAGAGAAACCGGAAGTAGTTGAAAAGGCTATTGAGTCCATTGCAAAGAAATATGCAGAAATGGGCTCCGCGATAGAGATAGTAAAAGTCGGAGAGAGATATTTAATGAGAGTTAGGCCAGAATTCATGGAAATAGTTGAGAGATTCACCGAAAGAGAATTGGATCGTGGAACTCTAAGAACACTCGCTGTTATTGCGCTTAAACAGCCTATAACGCTTGCAAAGCTTGCAAAGATTAGAGGAAATAAATGCTACGATCACGTGAAGAAGCTGAGTGAGCTAAAGCTGATAAATGTTGAGAAGAAAGGAAGATCAACAATTCTTACTACAACAGAAGCATTTGCATCCTATTTCGGATTTGAGACGAAGGACCCTGAGGAAATAAAAGAAAAGCTCAGAGAATTCTACAGAGGGCAGAAGGATTAG
- a CDS encoding 2,3-bisphosphoglycerate-independent phosphoglycerate mutase, whose amino-acid sequence MPLLMFILDGLPDRPIRGKTPLSVAKKPNLDKIAEFGVNGIMDTISPGVRPGSDTSHLALLGYDPFKFYTGRGPIEAAGVGISLKPGDVAFRANFATVVGNGSVFDKVVVDRRAGRIEQTEDLVKALNEIDLSLDFEVAKATGHRAVVVFRGNLSADVTETDPKVVGEKVKKCIPLNEHAKDIAEVVNEFMQKAHEVLENHPLNAEREKRGLPKANAILLRGAGLMKEIPTFRDKYGLRLAVVSATALIKGVGKIVGGEAITPYGATGNKRTDIGSKIRTALDLLKSYDVVLLHIKAPDEIGHDKDFDGKVEFIEKLDTHLGKLLELDFSKNCLIVTSDHSTPVSVGEHTADPVVVSIVHEGVRVDDVKRYTEFDAPKGGLCRIRGMDLLNVAFDLLNLSKKFGA is encoded by the coding sequence TTGCCACTTCTGATGTTCATATTAGACGGACTACCGGATAGGCCGATTAGAGGTAAGACTCCTTTGTCGGTGGCAAAGAAGCCAAATTTAGATAAGATTGCAGAGTTTGGTGTAAACGGAATAATGGATACGATCTCCCCGGGCGTAAGGCCAGGAAGTGATACGAGCCATCTGGCTTTGCTTGGCTACGATCCATTTAAATTTTATACGGGAAGGGGACCTATTGAGGCTGCAGGAGTAGGAATATCTCTTAAGCCAGGTGACGTTGCTTTCAGAGCAAATTTCGCAACAGTCGTTGGCAATGGCAGTGTTTTTGATAAAGTAGTCGTGGACAGAAGAGCGGGAAGAATAGAACAAACTGAAGATCTTGTTAAGGCTCTGAACGAAATAGACCTGTCCTTGGATTTTGAAGTTGCAAAGGCTACGGGACACAGAGCGGTTGTAGTTTTTAGAGGAAATTTATCTGCAGATGTTACTGAGACGGATCCAAAGGTTGTTGGCGAGAAAGTGAAAAAATGCATACCTCTCAATGAACACGCAAAAGATATAGCTGAGGTTGTAAATGAGTTCATGCAGAAGGCTCACGAGGTTCTCGAAAACCATCCATTAAACGCTGAAAGGGAAAAAAGAGGATTACCCAAGGCGAATGCCATTCTTTTAAGAGGCGCAGGCCTTATGAAAGAAATTCCAACCTTTAGGGATAAGTATGGTTTAAGACTTGCGGTCGTTTCTGCAACGGCCCTCATCAAGGGGGTTGGTAAAATAGTTGGTGGAGAAGCCATAACTCCATATGGGGCGACGGGAAATAAAAGGACGGACATAGGTTCAAAAATACGCACTGCTTTGGATTTGCTAAAGAGTTACGATGTAGTGCTGCTTCACATAAAGGCTCCAGACGAAATTGGGCACGATAAGGACTTTGATGGGAAAGTGGAGTTTATTGAAAAGCTTGACACACACTTGGGCAAACTTTTAGAGCTGGATTTCTCGAAGAACTGTTTGATCGTCACATCAGATCACTCAACTCCCGTCAGCGTGGGTGAGCATACTGCCGATCCAGTCGTGGTTTCAATTGTGCATGAAGGTGTTAGGGTCGATGACGTTAAGAGATACACCGAGTTTGACGCTCCGAAAGGTGGACTTTGCAGGATCAGAGGAATGGATCTTCTGAACGTAGCTTTTGACTTGCTAAATCTTTCAAAGAAATTTGGGGCGTAG
- a CDS encoding cell division protein yields the protein MRLLTVGIGLRGAKIAELFYKHGVKVNRVPLFKCFAVLSDESQIRSVSIGDDRKYYLRDRRGVPGFINALTKHYEIWEGNLVITSLEDDFAFEVSVEFCERLKSFSEDPVIYLTLIPSLGDIDIREIKKKVRAIQRISDIIIAFEGKAESDSKILNALNLLALAGEVDIKRRIAGEVVVDTSDVFNALKSDGFSVVGFAEQKISNLNTFKKGSELKAIRTRRMLELLDKAMENLSINGDLAGAKSSLILFCGPKDEITMEGIFEAINKVEKLNKDMAIRYGDCPISPSMISKKLAVVVLFSGLRSFKF from the coding sequence ATGAGATTATTAACTGTTGGGATCGGTTTGAGGGGGGCAAAGATAGCGGAGCTTTTCTACAAACACGGAGTAAAAGTCAATAGAGTCCCTCTATTCAAATGCTTTGCCGTGCTAAGTGATGAATCGCAGATAAGAAGTGTCTCAATTGGAGATGATCGAAAGTATTATCTAAGAGATCGAAGAGGAGTTCCGGGTTTTATCAATGCTCTGACAAAGCATTATGAAATATGGGAGGGAAATTTGGTTATAACATCCCTTGAAGACGATTTTGCTTTCGAAGTTTCTGTTGAGTTCTGTGAAAGATTAAAGTCCTTTTCGGAAGACCCTGTCATTTATCTCACCTTGATCCCAAGTCTTGGAGATATCGACATACGCGAGATAAAGAAAAAAGTGAGGGCAATTCAGAGAATATCAGATATAATTATTGCATTTGAAGGAAAGGCTGAATCGGACTCAAAAATTCTCAACGCTCTAAATCTGCTCGCTTTAGCCGGGGAAGTGGACATCAAGAGAAGAATTGCCGGAGAAGTGGTTGTTGATACCTCAGACGTTTTCAATGCCCTTAAATCGGATGGATTTTCAGTTGTAGGCTTTGCAGAACAGAAGATATCAAATCTGAACACATTTAAAAAGGGTAGCGAACTGAAGGCTATAAGGACGAGAAGAATGCTAGAACTACTCGACAAAGCAATGGAGAATCTGAGCATAAATGGAGATTTGGCTGGAGCAAAATCGTCCTTGATACTCTTTTGCGGTCCAAAGGATGAAATAACCATGGAAGGTATTTTTGAAGCCATAAACAAGGTTGAAAAACTCAATAAAGATATGGCAATAAGATATGGCGACTGTCCGATTTCCCCTTCGATGATATCGAAAAAATTAGCAGTAGTAGTTCTATTTTCCGGACTCAGAAGCTTCAAGTTTTAG
- the truA gene encoding tRNA pseudouridine(38-40) synthase TruA, with product MKYAIKIAYFGDNFFGSQYQPDRRTVAGEVLKALKNFGIESKLSFAGRTDAGVHALGQVVAFNSEQKITPRMLNSELPSDITAWASAEVSENFNPRKATSRVYTYVFYDDDFDLSTIEEAVKLLHGTWDFSNFTRGYKGGKRTIYKAEIIKDGDFLIFEIEGNAFTWNMVRCIVTALKQVGKTRDLDWFKKMLIPEQHRERVHPSPPYGLLLKDVKYRDIEFVVDEKALQLLKFRIKRKLVETGVLYKLFSLKLEASESGK from the coding sequence ATGAAGTATGCGATAAAAATCGCATACTTCGGTGATAATTTTTTTGGCAGTCAATATCAGCCAGATCGTAGGACTGTTGCGGGAGAAGTTCTGAAAGCTTTAAAAAATTTTGGAATTGAATCGAAATTGAGTTTTGCAGGCAGAACTGATGCGGGAGTTCATGCTCTTGGTCAGGTAGTGGCATTTAATAGTGAACAGAAAATAACTCCAAGAATGCTTAATTCAGAACTGCCATCCGATATAACTGCTTGGGCATCTGCGGAGGTTTCAGAAAATTTTAACCCGAGAAAAGCGACAAGCAGAGTATACACATACGTTTTTTATGATGACGATTTCGATCTTTCCACGATTGAAGAGGCTGTAAAGCTCCTTCATGGAACATGGGATTTTTCGAATTTCACGAGGGGTTATAAAGGTGGAAAAAGAACAATTTATAAAGCAGAAATAATAAAAGATGGGGACTTTTTAATCTTTGAAATCGAGGGTAACGCTTTTACTTGGAACATGGTCCGTTGCATAGTAACAGCACTAAAGCAAGTTGGAAAAACAAGGGACTTGGATTGGTTTAAAAAAATGCTGATACCAGAACAACATCGGGAAAGAGTTCATCCATCTCCACCATACGGTCTTCTGCTTAAGGATGTGAAATATAGAGATATAGAATTTGTGGTTGATGAGAAAGCATTGCAACTGCTTAAGTTCAGGATCAAGCGAAAATTGGTCGAAACTGGGGTTTTGTATAAACTTTTCTCACTAAAACTTGAAGCTTCTGAGTCCGGAAAATAG
- a CDS encoding type II glyceraldehyde-3-phosphate dehydrogenase, with amino-acid sequence MKIRVAVNGYGTIGKRVADAIALQDDMEVVGVTKTKPDFEAKIASKKFDLYVAKKDNIDAFEKAGIEICGTIDDLLAKADIVVDCSPDKVGAENKKIYEKIGIKGIFQGGEKKEVAEVSFNALANYDQAKGKRFVRVVSCNTTALARLIYQLKTNFRIGRVRATILRRIADPKEDARGLTNAIMPDPISLPSHHAKDVKTVLPDVDIVTTAFKLPTTLMHVHSLSIEMKEKVNREDIISALEKEPRIMLVSEKDGFTSTAKIIEFARELRMRYDLFENVVWLESIAIDGNDLFVTQAVHQEAIVVPENVDAIRAIFGVEKKLSIEKTNKSLHIGEKNF; translated from the coding sequence ATGAAGATCAGGGTAGCAGTAAATGGATATGGAACTATAGGTAAAAGAGTGGCGGATGCAATCGCTCTTCAGGACGATATGGAGGTTGTTGGGGTTACAAAGACAAAACCAGACTTTGAAGCAAAAATCGCATCAAAGAAGTTTGATCTCTATGTAGCAAAGAAGGATAACATTGATGCTTTTGAGAAAGCAGGGATTGAGATTTGTGGGACGATCGATGATCTTCTTGCAAAGGCAGACATTGTTGTTGACTGTAGCCCAGATAAGGTTGGAGCTGAGAATAAAAAAATCTACGAGAAGATTGGAATAAAAGGAATATTCCAGGGAGGAGAGAAAAAAGAAGTTGCAGAAGTTTCTTTTAATGCTCTTGCCAATTACGATCAGGCTAAAGGCAAAAGATTTGTGAGGGTTGTCAGCTGTAATACCACTGCATTGGCAAGACTGATTTATCAGCTAAAGACGAATTTCAGGATCGGCAGGGTTAGGGCAACAATATTGCGAAGAATAGCAGATCCTAAGGAAGATGCAAGAGGTTTAACAAACGCTATAATGCCTGATCCGATCTCTTTACCATCGCATCACGCCAAAGATGTAAAGACTGTTCTCCCGGATGTCGACATAGTTACCACAGCTTTTAAGCTTCCAACGACTCTGATGCATGTTCACTCACTTTCCATTGAGATGAAGGAAAAAGTTAACAGAGAGGACATTATCTCAGCACTGGAAAAGGAACCAAGAATTATGCTTGTATCTGAAAAGGACGGGTTTACATCAACAGCAAAAATAATAGAGTTTGCAAGAGAGCTTAGAATGAGGTATGACTTATTTGAAAACGTCGTATGGCTTGAATCAATAGCCATTGACGGAAATGATCTTTTTGTCACTCAGGCAGTGCATCAGGAGGCTATAGTCGTTCCAGAAAACGTTGATGCCATAAGAGCTATTTTTGGAGTTGAAAAGAAGCTAAGTATAGAAAAAACGAACAAATCTCTCCACATTGGAGAGAAAAATTTTTAA
- a CDS encoding CooT family nickel-binding protein: MCESKVFSARGELLMEDVVRIKVDGELVKIWDILGGLKEIRGKILEIDLVAHKAVMEVF, encoded by the coding sequence ATGTGCGAATCGAAGGTCTTCTCAGCCAGAGGTGAACTTCTAATGGAAGATGTGGTCAGAATAAAGGTTGATGGAGAACTTGTTAAAATTTGGGATATTCTTGGAGGTTTGAAGGAAATTAGAGGGAAAATTTTGGAAATAGATCTTGTAGCTCACAAGGCAGTAATGGAGGTGTTTTGA
- a CDS encoding KaiC domain-containing protein: MKLKTGIPGMDEILNGGIPERNVVLLSGGPGTGKTIFGQQFLWYGLQNNESGIYVALEEHPVQIRHNMATFGWNVKNFEEEGKFALVDAFTAGVGRSKELEKYIVQDLGDVRELVDVLRTAIKDTNAKRVVVDSVTTLYITKPTLARSIILQLKRFLAGMGCTSIFVSQISVEERGFGGPGVEHGVDGIIRLDLDEIDGELKRSVIVWKMRGTSHSMKRHLFEITSKGIVVYPDRILKLR, translated from the coding sequence ATGAAATTAAAGACAGGTATACCCGGAATGGATGAAATCCTCAACGGCGGAATACCAGAAAGAAACGTTGTCTTGCTGAGCGGTGGTCCTGGAACTGGAAAAACGATATTCGGACAGCAATTTTTGTGGTATGGACTTCAAAATAACGAATCCGGAATTTATGTTGCTTTAGAAGAGCATCCTGTTCAAATTCGACATAATATGGCCACTTTTGGCTGGAATGTGAAAAATTTTGAAGAAGAAGGGAAGTTTGCTCTTGTTGATGCTTTCACCGCAGGTGTTGGGAGATCAAAAGAGCTTGAAAAATACATAGTGCAGGACTTAGGAGATGTAAGAGAGCTAGTAGACGTTTTGAGAACAGCTATAAAGGATACAAACGCAAAAAGAGTTGTTGTAGATTCAGTAACCACCCTTTATATTACCAAACCGACTCTTGCAAGAAGTATAATTCTGCAGCTGAAGAGATTCCTCGCTGGTATGGGATGCACCTCAATATTTGTAAGTCAGATTAGCGTTGAGGAACGTGGTTTTGGCGGTCCAGGCGTTGAACACGGGGTTGATGGAATAATAAGACTTGATCTTGACGAAATCGATGGAGAACTTAAAAGATCTGTTATAGTATGGAAAATGAGGGGGACAAGTCATTCGATGAAGAGACATCTGTTCGAGATCACTTCCAAGGGAATCGTTGTTTACCCGGACAGAATTTTAAAGTTGAGGTGA
- a CDS encoding deoxyuridine 5'-triphosphate nucleotidohydrolase, which translates to MCVLNSNEIRQRIENGLIRDFIDLNVQLQPNGFDCTLRAVKKLRSAGKIDFDNSERVLSESEEIQFKDWVFLPPGVYKAVLNEIIKLDEDLMAIARPRSSLVRCGVDVITAVWDAGYEGRSEVAIAVLNPYGVWLKRNARIVQLVFMKLCAKTNRYSGKYIQENI; encoded by the coding sequence ATGTGCGTTCTGAATTCGAACGAAATTAGACAGAGGATTGAAAATGGGCTTATAAGAGACTTCATAGACCTAAATGTCCAGCTACAGCCAAATGGATTTGATTGCACTTTAAGAGCTGTGAAAAAACTGCGATCTGCCGGAAAAATCGATTTTGATAACAGTGAAAGAGTGTTATCTGAAAGCGAGGAAATTCAGTTTAAAGATTGGGTCTTTTTGCCCCCGGGGGTTTATAAAGCTGTCCTCAATGAAATTATAAAACTTGACGAAGATCTAATGGCAATAGCAAGACCGAGATCAAGCCTTGTGCGATGCGGGGTGGACGTTATAACCGCGGTATGGGATGCTGGTTACGAAGGTAGGAGTGAAGTCGCAATTGCAGTGCTAAATCCCTACGGAGTTTGGTTAAAAAGAAACGCAAGAATAGTTCAGCTTGTTTTCATGAAACTCTGTGCAAAAACAAATAGGTATTCAGGTAAATATATACAAGAAAATATTTAA
- a CDS encoding M20 family metallo-hydrolase, producing the protein MQSLEEMKEEMVELLCKLVEIKAISPDFGGDGELDKAELLMKYLKDFDYVERFDARDDRAKGGVRPNIVAKVKGVLDKTIWIITHLDVVPEGDKRLWRTPPFKAVVENGKVYGRGSEDNGQSIVSSLFAGIAVLNSNIKPKYNLGLAFVSDEESGSNYGVKYLIKQGIFSKEDLFIVPDVGSPKGELIEIAEKNILWLKFEVFGVQSHASRPVKNASRRAMKFILDLDEKLHSKFNGRDELFDPPYSTFEPTKREKNVDNVNTIPGVDVSYMDCRILPQYSLEEVIDYVESVRRFYEIKDKEKINVEIVQSSSSPKTPENAEIVLRLSETISRLRGFKPKLFGIGGNTCASFLRKEGFREAVAWCTTDSTAHKPNEYCKIENMVEDAKVFFSLFFDPKY; encoded by the coding sequence ATGCAGAGCTTAGAAGAAATGAAAGAAGAAATGGTTGAGCTTCTGTGCAAATTAGTTGAGATAAAGGCAATTTCGCCAGACTTTGGTGGAGACGGAGAGTTGGATAAGGCGGAGTTGCTCATGAAGTATTTAAAAGACTTCGACTACGTTGAAAGATTTGATGCGAGAGACGATCGTGCCAAGGGTGGAGTAAGACCGAACATAGTGGCCAAGGTTAAGGGTGTCTTGGATAAGACAATCTGGATAATTACGCATTTGGATGTTGTTCCAGAAGGTGACAAAAGACTTTGGAGAACTCCACCCTTCAAGGCAGTGGTTGAAAACGGAAAGGTATATGGTAGGGGAAGTGAAGATAACGGGCAAAGCATAGTCTCATCTCTTTTTGCAGGAATTGCAGTTTTGAATTCCAATATTAAACCAAAGTATAATCTTGGACTTGCTTTCGTCTCTGATGAGGAGAGTGGAAGCAACTATGGGGTTAAATATCTTATAAAGCAGGGAATTTTTTCAAAGGAAGATCTTTTTATTGTTCCTGACGTTGGATCTCCAAAGGGAGAACTTATAGAGATTGCAGAGAAGAACATTCTCTGGCTTAAGTTCGAAGTTTTTGGAGTTCAATCCCATGCAAGCAGACCAGTAAAGAACGCTTCGAGGAGGGCAATGAAGTTCATTCTTGACTTGGACGAAAAATTACATTCCAAGTTCAATGGTAGGGATGAACTCTTTGATCCCCCATATTCGACATTTGAACCTACAAAAAGGGAGAAAAACGTTGATAATGTGAACACAATTCCGGGCGTTGACGTTAGCTATATGGACTGCAGAATTCTACCTCAGTATTCGCTTGAGGAAGTCATAGATTATGTTGAAAGCGTAAGGAGATTCTACGAGATCAAAGATAAGGAAAAAATAAATGTTGAAATTGTTCAGAGTTCGAGTTCACCGAAAACACCTGAAAACGCTGAGATAGTATTGAGACTCTCTGAAACTATCTCGAGACTTCGAGGTTTCAAACCAAAACTCTTTGGGATTGGTGGGAATACCTGCGCCTCTTTCTTAAGGAAAGAGGGATTTAGAGAGGCTGTTGCCTGGTGCACCACAGACTCAACAGCTCATAAGCCAAATGAATACTGTAAAATCGAAAACATGGTTGAGGACGCAAAGGTATTTTTCTCGCTCTTTTTTGATCCAAAATATTAA
- a CDS encoding ArsR family transcriptional regulator, translating to MLSRLFLHEKTVEILLNILEAEEKGEKVYPLQISNSLNSPYSHISRVISEFERNCIIESKLEGRTRVIKLTECGKKIAILLRELKNELSKDFVSIMKVKRLEEIYKTSKKDFYYIAPIIAELEILISSTKDVNALEVAKNLKKRLESECLCRA from the coding sequence ATGCTGTCCAGACTATTTCTCCATGAGAAGACGGTAGAAATTTTGCTTAATATTCTCGAAGCTGAAGAGAAAGGAGAAAAAGTTTATCCACTTCAGATTTCCAACTCATTGAACTCCCCCTATAGCCACATTTCGAGAGTCATCAGCGAATTTGAGAGGAATTGCATAATCGAAAGCAAACTTGAGGGCAGAACCAGAGTGATAAAGCTTACTGAGTGCGGTAAAAAAATTGCGATTTTGCTCCGGGAACTAAAAAATGAGCTTTCAAAGGACTTTGTCTCTATTATGAAGGTTAAAAGGCTGGAAGAGATATACAAAACTTCTAAGAAGGATTTTTATTATATAGCTCCTATTATTGCAGAACTCGAAATTCTGATTTCCTCAACAAAGGATGTTAACGCTCTTGAAGTGGCGAAGAACTTGAAAAAACGCTTAGAGAGCGAATGCCTATGCAGAGCTTAG
- the yjjX gene encoding inosine/xanthosine triphosphatase, with protein sequence MKVVVGSRNPTKIEGTRLAFRQFFNEVEVVSVKVSTPFRQPFNEQTIAGAIERALKSYSPEFDFSVGIEAGLMAIKHTITGYMDFQVAAVYNGERFTLGFGPGFEYPKEVVEKALNGVEVGETMEKISGIKNLGKKFGAVYYLSRGAVSRTELSRLAVTMALIPWLNSGLYI encoded by the coding sequence ATGAAGGTTGTAGTTGGTTCAAGAAATCCAACAAAAATAGAAGGCACGAGGCTTGCTTTTCGACAATTCTTTAATGAAGTCGAAGTTGTGAGTGTAAAGGTCTCAACCCCTTTCAGACAACCTTTTAACGAGCAAACGATCGCTGGAGCTATAGAAAGAGCTTTAAAGAGTTATTCACCAGAATTTGACTTTTCTGTTGGAATTGAAGCCGGGCTTATGGCAATAAAGCACACAATCACTGGTTATATGGATTTTCAGGTAGCAGCAGTTTACAATGGCGAACGGTTCACACTCGGGTTTGGACCAGGTTTTGAGTATCCTAAGGAAGTCGTTGAGAAAGCTCTAAATGGTGTGGAAGTTGGAGAAACAATGGAAAAAATTTCAGGAATAAAGAATTTGGGCAAGAAATTCGGGGCAGTGTATTACCTGAGCAGAGGGGCAGTTTCAAGAACAGAACTTTCAAGACTCGCAGTTACCATGGCTCTGATTCCTTGGCTGAATTCAGGGCTCTACATATGA
- the endA gene encoding tRNA-intron lyase has product MRGKLLEDFAELNANPEIERQGFGVKRGEKIYLHPIEAFYLQMKGKAFFAEMEELKKWIEEKLASYPEFYFVYEDLRSKGYRPKLENEFIFAKRVFYPISEKNIIKLDKLVEELRKYREIVLAIVDEESEITYYLVSEPELHGEQLEELPKIRGRILKDRVITENVEIFRKYFYGSEVGGKVVLSLFESLYLLESGFLELNSIEKLYEAIKEISDFQEKYSVYKDLKRRRFVVKTGFKFGSDFRIYRKVESAEDLPHSEFLVWIVNSDLVPRELARAVRLSNSVRKKLILAYKGVYLLFDRVKV; this is encoded by the coding sequence ATGAGAGGGAAGCTTCTTGAAGATTTTGCTGAACTCAACGCTAATCCAGAGATCGAACGACAGGGCTTTGGAGTCAAAAGAGGAGAAAAGATCTACTTACACCCAATAGAGGCTTTTTACCTCCAAATGAAGGGAAAAGCTTTTTTTGCGGAAATGGAAGAGCTGAAAAAATGGATTGAAGAAAAATTGGCGTCTTATCCGGAATTTTACTTCGTTTACGAGGACTTAAGAAGCAAAGGCTACAGACCAAAGTTAGAAAACGAGTTCATATTTGCAAAAAGAGTTTTTTATCCGATTTCAGAGAAAAATATTATTAAGCTTGATAAATTAGTGGAGGAGCTTCGCAAATATCGTGAAATTGTTCTTGCGATCGTAGATGAGGAAAGCGAAATCACGTATTACCTTGTTTCTGAACCTGAATTGCATGGAGAACAGCTGGAGGAGTTGCCAAAGATTCGTGGAAGAATTTTGAAGGATAGAGTTATAACGGAAAACGTTGAAATCTTCAGAAAGTATTTCTATGGCAGTGAAGTTGGGGGTAAAGTTGTTCTCTCCCTTTTCGAAAGTCTTTATTTGCTGGAGTCTGGTTTTCTTGAGCTCAATTCTATAGAGAAGCTTTATGAAGCGATAAAAGAAATAAGCGATTTCCAAGAAAAATACAGTGTTTACAAAGATTTAAAGAGAAGAAGGTTTGTTGTTAAGACAGGTTTTAAATTTGGAAGCGATTTCAGGATATACCGTAAGGTTGAGTCAGCTGAAGACCTGCCTCACTCAGAATTTCTTGTCTGGATAGTTAATTCAGATTTGGTTCCGAGAGAGTTGGCAAGAGCGGTTAGACTGTCAAATAGTGTAAGAAAAAAGCTCATATTGGCGTACAAAGGCGTTTATCTCCTTTTTGATAGGGTGAAAGTATGA